Proteins encoded in a region of the Verrucomicrobiia bacterium genome:
- a CDS encoding cytochrome C-binding protein: MRHIFNCAVRRKRLNRWTLVAAVLALSGNAGTLIAVGEDNGPPVWAYPVDAGGLKAPRDNGALRRVPDSKLGFSLSQVSDGFFSPDWHPQDHPPMPEIVARGKKPDVLACGYCHRAEGTGGPENTSLAALPAIYIVQQMADFKSGARRTSVPQRGPPKAMIALAKAASTEDSEAAAAYFSTLKLKSIIQVIETNTVPKTHAHGWHLVDLKNGETEPIGQRIIEVPENLEQFISRDSRSRFIAYVPIGSIEKGKALATTGGQGRTVQCAICHGPGLKGLGPIPGIAGRSPSYLVRQLYDFKHGARAGIGSALMKPTVEKLAIEDMTALAAYAASQPP, from the coding sequence ATGCGCCATATTTTCAATTGCGCAGTTCGCCGCAAGAGGTTGAACCGATGGACCTTAGTGGCAGCAGTTTTGGCTTTATCGGGGAATGCGGGAACCCTAATTGCCGTCGGGGAGGATAACGGTCCGCCGGTTTGGGCATATCCGGTCGATGCTGGGGGCCTGAAGGCGCCCCGCGATAACGGGGCTTTGCGACGTGTTCCCGATAGCAAGCTGGGCTTCAGCCTTAGCCAGGTATCTGACGGCTTCTTTTCTCCCGACTGGCACCCCCAGGACCATCCGCCCATGCCTGAAATTGTCGCGCGCGGCAAAAAGCCGGACGTGCTCGCCTGCGGCTATTGTCACCGTGCCGAGGGAACCGGAGGTCCGGAAAACACGAGTCTGGCCGCGCTCCCGGCGATCTACATTGTGCAACAGATGGCGGACTTCAAGAGCGGAGCGCGAAGGACCTCGGTGCCCCAAAGAGGTCCGCCCAAAGCAATGATTGCGCTGGCCAAAGCCGCCTCCACGGAAGACTCCGAAGCAGCGGCAGCTTATTTTTCCACTCTGAAATTGAAATCGATTATTCAGGTCATTGAAACCAATACCGTGCCCAAGACCCACGCGCATGGCTGGCATTTAGTGGATTTGAAAAACGGCGAAACGGAGCCGATTGGCCAAAGGATTATCGAGGTGCCGGAGAACTTGGAACAGTTTATCAGCCGGGATTCACGCTCGCGTTTCATAGCGTACGTCCCCATCGGCAGCATTGAGAAAGGCAAAGCGCTGGCCACGACGGGAGGGCAGGGCCGGACAGTGCAGTGCGCCATCTGTCATGGCCCCGGCCTCAAAGGACTGGGGCCCATTCCAGGCATTGCCGGTCGTTCGCCCAGTTACCTCGTGCGCCAGCTCTATGATTTCAAACACGGTGCGCGAGCCGGAATCGGAAGCGCCTTGATGAAACCCACCGTCGAGAAGCTTGCGATCGAGGACATGACTGCCCTTGCAGCTTACGCAGCATCGCAACCGCCATGA